AAGAGCTTTCAACAAGAGATCGATCGACGAGTGGGATTACGACTACACGGGCTTCAGCAACGACGACGAATCGAGTGTAAAGTCTCAAGCTTTGTTCGGATCTGACGATGTTCCGTTGGACGAAGCGATTAGGAAGAAGATGGTGGAGGTTGCGAGTGTTGAAGACGCGTTGCTGTTGAAGAGCGGGAAGAGAGTGTCGCCGTTGAGAGAAGGGTGGGGAGATTGGTTTGATAAGAAAGGAGCTTTCTTGAGGAAGGACAGGATGTTTAGATCGAATTTCGAGACGTTGAATCCTTTGAATAATCTAATGCTGCAGGATCCTGATGGTGTTGGGGTTACTGGGTTGACGGCTGGGGATAAGGTTGTGCAGATGTGGAGGTTGAGTGAGGTTAAGAGAGGCACTTTGACCGCGAAGAAGCCGTTGAGTGTTGTGGAGAAGAAAGAACCAAATGGGATCAAGAGTGGTGAGCGTAAGACGTTGGACGATGATAAGAAGGTTGGAGTTGAGGATGAGGTTAGAGAACATTTGTATGCAGATGGGACTAGATGGGGTTATTACCCTGGTTTGGAACCTGGTTTGTCGTTTTCGGAGTTTATGGATTCGTTTTTTAGGAAGGGGAGATGTGGTGTGAGAGTGTTTATGGTGTGGAACTCGCCTGGTTGGATGTTTAGCGTTAGGCACCAAAGAGGGCTTGAGAGCTTGCTCTCTCAGCATAAAGATGCTTGTGTTGTTGTTTTATCAGAGACCGTTGAGCTTGATTTCTTCCGAAGCAGCTTTGTGAAAGACGGGTACACAAATGCTTCTGACTCTCCACTCATTCATTTAGTAATAATCATTCGGTTGATTCATGTTTCTTCTGCAGTTATAAAGTTGCTGTCGCAATGCCTAACCTCGATGAGTTGCTGCAAGACACTCCTACTCATGTTTTTGCTTCTATATGGTTCGATTGGAGAAAGACAAAGTTTTATCCTACTCACTACAGTGAACTTGTCCGGCTAGCTACCCTTTACAAGTATCACTCTCTAGTCTTATACCAATCAATTAGTCACTCTCTTTCATTTCATAAAGAGCTTATTCATGTAGATATGGAGGGGTTTATCTGGATTCTGATGTCATAGTTTTGGGTTCGTTATCATCACTGAGAAATACTCTTGGTATGGAGGATCAGGCAGCTGGTGAATCACTCAACGGTGCTGTTATGTCTTTTGAAAAGAAAAGGTTCATAAACTCTAATCTTTGCTTTGCTACATTAGAACATAGATTCTCGTCTTAGCAATATTAACCTCTCTGTGTGCAGCCCGTTCTTACTTGAATGTTTGAACGAGTACTACTTGACATACGATGACAAGTGTCTCCGATGCAATGGAGCTGATCTCTTGACTCGGGTGGCTAAACGGTTTCTTAACGGGAAGAATCGGCGTATGACTCAACAGGAGCTGAACGTTCGGCCGTTCTCTGTTTTCTTCCCAATCAGCTCACAACAGATAACAAAGTAATGCTTTCTTTACTAGTTTTGGTACCATGATTGAATTGAGCAAagctttttaacttttaaacttGTGTTGGCTTTGGTGGATCAGCTATTTTGCATACCCTGCAACAGAGGAGGAGAAATCGAAGCAAGATGAACTGTTCAAGAAGATTATCAATGAGTCTTTAACGTTCCATTTTTGGAACAGTGTTACTTCCTCTTTGATTCCTGAACCTGAGAGTCTTGTTGCTAGGTTGCTTGACCATAGCTGTCTCCGATGCTCCGATGTATtataaacgtttttttttttaatttggtaaAGCCATGTTATTTTTATAGTGATAGGTTTTTTTGTCCAAACATAAGACATGTTTAAGTCTCTCTACAGTATAGATTCTAGTCCTAGaaccaaaatatttgaaattaaaaccgaattgatattaataaatatatctgaacagtttttatatttttagaactAAAAAGCTGAGAACCGAATGAATATATAgacatttataatataatttacatacataatttttaactataatgaattttttttttttttttgacaacaagatATTTACATattcatattgactctgtaaactaAAACAGTAACttcgcatccatgtgaacgacgaaagacggttgtttcctaacactgcgtgctaagctatccgtcCGTTGGTTCTCTGTTCGAGGTACATgaacgatgtctgagttgaggaagcttccttgtaaaagcttgatatcTTTCGGGtaactttcaaatgctggtcattcttctggttccgaaaccatcttcaccaattgagaacaatccgtggcaaacgtaacctgaaactgtcttaaattcttcatacatttcATTTCCCAAATCAAGACCTCCACCTCCGAATGAAGAGGTGAaagacatgcccttacattTCTTGCCCctaataaaacatcaaaacccAGTAGGGTATTATACAAGCCTTGTCGTGAAAATACTTCCTTATCTTTCTATGAACCATCTATAAAGCACCAACGTCCTGACGTTACTAATGAGATTCTGGTCTGCACCTGAAGTTCCTTCTCTTGATCAGTGAGtatttgtgcctcagcccaaagtgatGATTCCAATTATGCTAATTTAAGTGTTTCCCTTGGGTCAGTATCCAGATTACTAAATACTTCATTATTCCGACCTTTctatatataccataatatccaagTAAATTGATGGTCATCCATCTTTGgattaactctccaaaaaagatgattcaTATTACCAAAAAAGACCTTGTAAAATAACCAAATGTTTTTATCCAAAATGATTAAACTAAATtggttcaaaataaaaaaaaactgtttgaatatttgaataccataaaaaaacaaaattaaaattttgtttgaaatatttaaaactagggtcggcccgccctacgggtgGGATGTATATtcgaaaataattgaaatagtttgagtaaataattattttagattttattagttaaaaatataaatagtagtTAAGTTatgtacttgtttttttttttgaaatctaaaTAAATTATGCCATTTTGATAATTAgttagattttcttttttttttcttggggtGGCATTACATCAGTTCTTGCTGAAAATAAAGTAAGGACaattttaaagttgatgttAGTCTTTGACAATTCATATCTATATGTATAGAGAGAGAAGATATATATGCAAGTCTTTAGCTGATTATTTGGATCCATTGTTGCATAACTAtgttctctattttttttcaacCGTCTTAGCCATCCTActaatttgttattttgttttaagttaaaaagttgtttgtttttctcattttcatcagattaaataaaacatgatttttattggtaaatattttttctataaatatatttatataataatattatgatataaatataaagtataaaatattatatattaaacttaGTGTAAGGAAtatgcatttatttttaaataaatctgaTTTCTAAtcgtattaattaatttttatctaggataaatatagttatatcgtttttatataaaaccaaataaaccaaaaaccaatggtatataaaccgaaccaaaccaaattagATATGGATTCAATTTGGtagttaatttttataaatcgaaataccaaaaaaccaaaaaaaaaaaaattgaaccgaAACCTGAATTGAACATGCCTAGATAGAGGCATTAGAAGGAAGCACTGGTTTAACAGCCTAATCAGTagatataaatgtcaaattagtaataaatagattaaaataaagatccaaatatgaaaacatgaacaaatttgttgaaaataaaattttgaggtTTAGCGCGAGTTTGTTatgtttaaagatttttttttctatcaagcttattgaatattttaacattttgtttgTCATCCTCTTGATTTTACTTGTGTGTtccttaatttatttattttgatgttttatatgtttatttcaTGATTAGTGGTAACTTCACTCACGGCAAAAAAAACTGTACTTCACTATCATTATGTGTCGTATTTTATTATgatatctattattataaagtatagtttatatttttgaaaggtTTTATTCACATAAGTTGACTGTGGCTGGTCCAACTGAATGGGTAATTTATCATATGTACTATACCATCTGCTCAGaatttttactataaaatattattattctgTGTCATCGTATGATTAGAGGCTGTTCACTTATTGTATTACCTCATGTAGTGTTTTCATTTGTTGTACCGagtaatcaatttttttttattttaaaatgttactACAAGCTTAGTATGGATCAGAAAAAGACATAATACAACATATGTATCAGCTAAAAATGTATCGTGTGTTATAATTATGGATCAagataaatacatttattttgttgtttgtgTGTTGACATCTTAATAATTGTGTAGTTAGTGTTTATCTCGAATTTGAGTGGTGAATTATTGTATATCATCATATCATGTTTCAGAATTAGATGTTTGGTTAATGGGCTCAATGATTATTGGTTACGATTGTTATGCATGGGTCTATGGATATCGGAGACAGAAGTAGACAGTAGATAGTAATGAAGaatcaatacaatactaaaagttgAATATCCTCGATGGAGAGGACCTCCACGTCGACATATAAATTCAATCAATGGAGTGTGTTCGTTTGTCCACCTCAATTATGTTTTGGGCTTTTGAGTTCTGAGATTAGCGGGGCCTTAGTGTGCTTAAGTTATTTTTCTATGGCAGTCACCATAGGCTTCTCCGTCGCAGGTTTGTACATCGGCCGCAGAATTTTCTAAATGACGAAGAAAAAAATCTGAGGAGGTTACAACGTTTCGTTTGGATCTCTTTTATTTGTGATCTTCCTCAACATTCAATCCGACTCATTGTCTTCCCAAAGTAACTTACTGGAGCTTCAGTTATAAATACCCCTCATCCAGAGATGAAGATTACAGCTTTTACTGAAACCAGAAGAATACTCTGTTCAACTTTACGGTTATTACAATGGTGAATCTCCAAATACTTCTAACCGTTTTGAGAGCTGGGCGGTGCTCTGACAGGTTGCTGCGATTCTGGGAGGCTAGAAATTTGAGAAAAGGCGGTGAGCTAATGTGTCTTGACATGCTCTTTGTCGATGAGAATGTAAGCATTCTTTCCcatgatatttttttacattataTTAGATTTTAGCGGAGATAGCGCTTGTTCCTTATCATTGTCTAAACTTTTTTATTCAACGATCTATTAGTGCGAACCGTCAACTTAGGTTCAGAGAACGTCTCAATGAAGGGTCTCTGTACACGTTAAGTGGTTTTGATGTCACACGCAGCAGCCCCAATTTTCGGTTGTCTGATGCTCCCTTCTCGATTCGGTTCAATGATGAAACCTCTCTTGAGAAGAAAACGGAGTCAGTTAGGCCCATCATACCTATGGATTCAAATGTGGGATTCTTATGACAAAAATATCATCAATACTTTCAATGATTTGATCTCTCTGGCAGAGAAAACGAGTACGGTTTCCAAAGGGGAGGAAAATCTATctaaatatattgaattatatCTTTGCTAtctatataaatgtttataatgtACATGTAGAGTCCGAAGTACCAAGAGATTGTTAATATTCGCTTAGGTGATGGATCTATGAGACGTAGTCAGGTCTGGGAGTTTGATGGATGGCGAGAAAACTGTTGTCCAGGTATTCTAGATTGAATTTAGACACTACACCAATGCAATTGGCTGTACAGGTTCGATGTTCTCAataacttattttcttttggttgCAGGTTTTTGAATTAACATCTGAAATTAGCGCCGTTCAATTCACTAAGGTATTTACTATGATTATTTTTACTGTCTTGCAGTCTAAAGCGTAAATCAGTTGAGATTAGTTTTCTGGATGTTACGTGATACGTCTCAGAAACAAACGTTCCCACTAATGTtgtatatcttttttattaacCAAACAAACTAACCAGATGCTGTTCGTTTGATTTCAGTTATTGTTGGGCAAGCAAAGGGAATCAAAATCACTTTTAGCGGTGAAAGCCAGAATATTCAACGAATCATGGTATACCTAAGCATTGAGAGGTATGTACcacctggacgacttaaatacgttGAACGGTATGAAAGTGGTGGAAGTTTTGATTGAACATGTTTTTGATGGCACTTTGTCCTCACTCTGCAGGCACACCACTGTTTTTCTAAGTGTTTTTGACGTCCTCGCCACCAACTTCGATGAGAAGTGACGAGCCTAATGTCATTGTTGGTTAGTGGTATGGATTGCCCAGTAACTTTGAGCATTTTATAACTCTATTTCTCCAACCTTTAATTGCTTACTTCTTTTCCTCCTAGGCCGGCTCTTCGTAAATGATACTTAAGGAACTCATTTATTCTGACAAACAGTGTCTTGCTAGCCATAGATTCCTCGATGTGTTAGCATATATACAACTCCCGTTTCAACTCTCAAGTTAACGTATCTGAGTTTTCAGTCTTAGTGAACTTAACACTATGCAGGAAATGTGTTAAGGACATCGGTTCTTCCTCAGCCTCAACCATGTATGGAGGTGTACAGAAACTCGAATACGTCACAGATGCGGAGTTTAATGCATATGTTCTGAGTCACAGGTCTGGAACACAATATTTACGGCTGTACCCTCTTAAACAGGTCTAACATGTAACTTAGACGAATTAGCTTTGTacaaaaacccaaaacataCAATGTAACTGTTAAAAGTGAATGGTTTTGTTGGAACGTTTTAGCCCATGTGATCGTAATAGACTGCAggctttttatttttgttgtctaTATGTTTTTCCACCTAAGCTTCTACTCTgtttaatgagttttttttaccttttttttggaACAAGAGTTTTACTTATGCAATAGTTTAAGATGGTCACTAGAAACTTTGTTCTACAAATCGTTATTTATACTTAGTGTCTGGAATAAATACATGACAGCAACAAGTTTCCGAGGCTACTTCAGCCTTTAATCTACGTTCATAAAAAAACATTGAAAGGGAAGAGTACATCCAGTCCACATTAACATTTTAGGTAAAACCCACAAACTAACGCTGTCTCTTCTAAGTTTAAAAACTCAATAAGGGAAGAGTAAGAGGAAGACATTAGTACATCCAGTCCACattaatattatgttaaaatgcAGTCGTTTATGAAGTTTATATATCATCGTGGACACTTTGACAATAAAAAAAGTATACTATAAGCATCTTATAATCTggaatatttttgtattttatttgaaaaattatttttcttccatatatataatcaaaaaagATATTTAATGAACTTATGAATGATATGAAAACAACAAGGaagttaatttaaatatatgctTATGAAGGTACAAAGTGAAACATGTTACACATATGAATTTGATTTGTCATATAAAGCTTCTCTTTCTCATCTCTATCTTTATGAACGTCGTGAAACATACTAAGCGGCGGCGTTGTCCGTGTTTACCTTCTTCTCATGGCTTATCGATCATCAGGAACTTGCACCAGCTAGGAGAATTACCACATCAGTCTCTATTGAAGCTGTCGGAGAAGTTTGGTCCTGTAATGTTACTGAAATCAACAGTTATAATTGTCTCCTCTGAAACAGAAAAACAAGTTCTTAGAGATCACGACCTCCATTGGTGCAGCAGTCCAAgcgtatatattttcataactCCAGTTCTTTTTCTTTACTTCTTAGTTAGTTCTTGACTGTCTTCAGAAAGTTATTTAAAATGGGCTTTCTTATAACTATCGATACATTACTTTCCTCCCATTACAtagcaaatatacaatataaatacGAATGTTACTATCCAAAGAACTCATCACTCGCTCCAACTCAATCATTATAGTTTGTTTCAAATCTACAACTATAGTGCAGTCACAGATACAACAAAGTCATGTTAACTTCAGTCCACTTAAACTATTGATATTTGGTGAAAAATGCAGGTCATACGTATCGCTTGAATGGTGAatgtagaaattaaaaaaaacatggaaATAAGCATATTACACATCTATTCATTAGACATACTAAAAAGTGATGGATTTAAGTTACAATTCATTTGGTGCGTAAGCAGGATCCGGAGCATCTACGGTTGAGGAGAATGTGGGACATCAGCCACCATGGCTCTCAATCAAGTACATATCACAAAAAGCTAACGAGAAAACTACATTGAGGAAGATAGCCCAAATAAGACAAAGATATAGCAGAATTAATGTTGAACTTTTTGCTACTAACCAAAATCAACCGAAgacttttaaggtatatgaaacaaaaattggaaATATCAATTCTCTCCAATTAAAGAATAaggcaataaaattgtaaaaatacaaaataaaacaaaaaatatacacaaaaagaatcataatataattccataattgatagtgcttagttacactaaaaagtctaaatttacaacttacacaattttatttacatctttaaacctattatctaattaaaataattctaaaaaagtGCCAGCATTAAAAGTTagaaaatatacgataaaaatataatacataacgttaaaaatacattatcactaatcactaaaaaatcacgttagtagtaataaaaatgaaatgacaacatattttatttaaaccaTAGAACGGCATGCAACaaggtgttattaaatatacaaactacaaattaaatattctcaatgcaaacacacataaaaatgagacatcatatttagatatatttaaataaataattttaaatatattatattcttgataattttaaaattacttgaaaagaaactaatttttttaaaaattaatataaaaataaaattaaagcaatattttgtaacatcaaaataataaatgaataaaaaatatattatgttaataaaatagattttagattttaaagacttcaaattcatgtaatattacaaaattcaaaatttggttattacaattaatattttaccattagatatattaaaagaatattctagatcgatattcaattgtcagttttcaactattatacgtaaacaaatattattaagtacgttttttttttgaaaaatgagttttatattttaagtaggttattgaAGTACTTCTTCTTTTCGTGAATTTTTTTGAGATGAGATCCCGattttttaaactaagataatttatgttctatacatagttatatttttttacataactctaaaatctcggacttgattctttatattttattagttaattgtgttagttataaaaactaaaaatattgtattagtcaaactaaaaataaaataaaaaatcaaatttaaaaattagttatatataatttaatatacaaaaattcacatacaaataaaaatgataaatttaacaaatttaaatatattatctgcGCGTAGCGCAGAGAAAGGATCTAGTATGTATAAAAAGAGGAGATTAACTCCGTATATCCCATACCCCCTTAAATTAATTCTTACCGCCCCATCTCTATTTTCCCTACCAATTTATCCTTGCACTCCCCAAAATAACATTTCATTTATTACTCCAATTAAATAAACCAACCAAAATTCAACCACCTACATGCCCCACAAAACCCTTTACCAATCAGATTTCTCCTGATCCACATGTCTATTTTTTCATCGTACAACATCTCTTCCTCTCATCCTCCATAAGCGATATTTGAAGCTAAAAAAATAGGCAATTCAGGTTCGTTttcgatgatttttttttgtgatattacatttaaatatcGTGTATATGATGGGTAACGTTAAAAAAGTAAGATATGATGAAAATTTGAGAGATTAAAAATGATTTCAAAAACTGTTTTAGGGCTATCGGGTATTTTCAACGTCCgtttttgatgaattttttgCTGAAATGTTATTAACACAAGTGTATATCTCGGctagtgtaaaaaaaaagaagatccaaTGAAAATTATGAgagatttaaaaagattttgaaaactgcgtttatagattttgggtatattttatgtgtgttttgatgattttttgtgtgtaattttatttaagatgAATTATACATCATGGGTAATGTAAAATCCTAACAATATCGTCCTAAAAGCGGATTAGTTAGTACAAGGATAAGTTCTGGGTATTACTGGTATAACTAGTATTACTAAAGCAAAATTTTTTTACTGGAAATACTAGGATTACTATATTGATATTTCTTACTAGTATTTCTAGTATTACTATGTATAGTACTGAATTAAATTAGTATTAGTAAGAGAAGATTGTACGGTGTGAGAATTAATTCTAAGCATCTTAATAATGATAATTCTAatgatattctattttatttcagGAAAATGCAAAATCCGCATTGCACaatcatttgttttgattatggGGGATATTATATGAAAGATGGGGCTGAAATAAAATGGATCTCGGGAGAtggtgaaggagaagatgaaatccACACGATTGTGCTGAGGAAATCAATGGAGGAGATCACTTACTATGGTTTGGTTGAGCGTATTTTCCGAAAGATAAGGGTAGATGAATCTAAGGGGCAAGTGAAGATTAGTTACTTTCCAATGGTATTGTATTCGTACAAGCCATCATACATCTGGAATGATGAAGATGTTTTTGGTTATCTACTGCAAGTAAATCATGAGAAGTGTAGAAGTGTTCTACATGTGGAGTTCATCAATGAAGAAGTGCAACTTTCagaagaggatgatgaaacTGACGGCTATGTCGGTCTATCTGATAGAGAGGCTATAGAGGCTGGTGATGAGGATGGTTCTGAGAATGATGAAACTGATGTCTATGTCGGTATATCTGATAAAGAGGCTACAGAGGCTGGTGATGAAGATGGTAATGGTGGTGTGCTCACTTTTCACGAAGACATTGAGATGCATAATGGTGTCAATCAGATACAGGATGATGGTATGGATTTGGTTATAGGTCAAGAATTTATAACCAAGGAGGCAGCAAAAGTTCTTATTCAAACGGCGTCATATCAGAAATCTtttgaatttgatataattAAGTCGGATACTAAGAGATTTGTGGTTAAATGTCGAGGAGCCAAAGATGGATGCGAGTGGTTTGTGCGAGTAGCAATGTTAAAGAATTCAGATATTTGGACGGTAAGAAGTTTCATCAAGCAGCATACATGTTCTGTCGTTACAAGAACACTGCCTGATAAAGAGGCTGGTGATGAAGATGGTACTGAGAATGATGCAACTGGTGGTGAAGGTACTGGTGGTGTGCTCACTTTTCACGGAGACATTGAGATGCATGAGAATTTCACGGAAAGAGATGAGCATGTGTTTGAAGATACAGAAGTAAGACCA
The window above is part of the Brassica napus cultivar Da-Ae chromosome C3, Da-Ae, whole genome shotgun sequence genome. Proteins encoded here:
- the LOC106389866 gene encoding uncharacterized protein At4g19900-like, yielding MLRSRRSRSRHSAQACAVMSAVLLLVSVSLLYTRLSLFSSHSPTHLRSSPGEDAVLFPDSLLVSDSDVVETTGGRGSSTSTEDRIDEHDDAIEEDRNDGASNEDDENQDAEQEREVTADPNRSKASSSGFYFDHVDGVVRRAFNKRSIDEWDYDYTGFSNDDESSVKSQALFGSDDVPLDEAIRKKMVEVASVEDALLLKSGKRVSPLREGWGDWFDKKGAFLRKDRMFRSNFETLNPLNNLMLQDPDGVGVTGLTAGDKVVQMWRLSEVKRGTLTAKKPLSVVEKKEPNGIKSGERKTLDDDKKVGVEDEVREHLYADGTRWGYYPGLEPGLSFSEFMDSFFRKGRCGVRVFMVWNSPGWMFSVRHQRGLESLLSQHKDACVVVLSETVELDFFRSSFVKDGYKVAVAMPNLDELLQDTPTHVFASIWFDWRKTKFYPTHYSELVRLATLYKYGGVYLDSDVIVLGSLSSLRNTLGMEDQAAGESLNGAVMSFEKKSPFLLECLNEYYLTYDDKCLRCNGADLLTRVAKRFLNGKNRRMTQQELNVRPFSVFFPISSQQITNYFAYPATEEEKSKQDELFKKIINESLTFHFWNSVTSSLIPEPESLVARLLDHSCLRCSDVL